A genomic segment from Acidobacteriota bacterium encodes:
- a CDS encoding carboxymuconolactone decarboxylase family protein translates to MGKMKEKLDQIHNSLAMLRKAYPDATLGFVNFMGKVGKKGALDPKTKELIAVALAIVCQCEWCIAFHVDAALKAGATKDELMEAGFEAVLMGGGPALMYMQPMVQAIEEFSKK, encoded by the coding sequence ATGGGTAAGATGAAGGAGAAATTGGATCAGATCCACAACTCGCTTGCTATGCTTCGGAAGGCGTACCCCGATGCTACGCTTGGCTTTGTAAATTTTATGGGAAAGGTGGGCAAAAAGGGCGCTCTTGATCCGAAGACAAAGGAGCTCATCGCGGTTGCTCTGGCTATTGTCTGCCAGTGCGAGTGGTGTATCGCCTTCCATGTGGACGCTGCACTCAAAGCAGGTGCCACCAAGGACGAACTGATGGAAGCTGGCTTCGAAGCGGTGCTTATGGGTGGTGGTCCTGCTCTGATGTATATGCAGCCGATGGTTCAGGCGATAGAGGAGTTCTCCAAGAAATAA